In Thunnus maccoyii chromosome 3, fThuMac1.1, whole genome shotgun sequence, the following proteins share a genomic window:
- the ccdc120b gene encoding coiled-coil domain-containing protein 120 produces the protein MEVKGHVITSMGLGAPDVQGCQDSKLQAERVAALQERKQALEALLNSRVGELKQVCLQEAELTGKLPRAFPLETGEKPPVVQRRAGLSPNSKAEDEAAQRKQMKAIFTGALYRHTESDRNVPNSKRTVHRGCHTEDTVMSESTSSMSDSTSHDNESSPSVAADQRSLSQPRLTVGSPDHRISRKLSPVEIYYEMRTRRNSVTSSVSPTHSLPRSASNVEGRSVPATPLLARTAPISVHVRSDASGGNGLKQWSGSLDVPYMIPLAQEGSSSDHRSCPYSSRARRSNSSEALLDRSSLPDDPAPRNGMHPRGGPYKSSETLTDGKLRHIHLGSPERHVDSSVEQAKLRLSMGGRGAGGGYNELLMDYIWGKQQRMQVQHHLYQSTGRIWQDLPSPRSSTAAVPPHANGFSHSQVHLPSAAPPYSPMVLRGSQAELRRVKVTRTKSCGPFIPLQQHPQDAILLSAYESPLPASGTTTSSIPNLHPYQTELSGTSFGRRPPQFSLPTPEDSTRSLHKALALEGLRDWYLRNALGYPPAAPKGHEAGISRLSHPHPLAQSVQGEPANLHRPQIPQSASFHGHPLHGRSMEFSLYQETPHPQMQEATPKEPSADPGTLV, from the exons ATGGAGGTCAAAGGACATGTGATCACATCCATGGGTTTGGGGGCTCCAG ATGTTCAAGGCTGCCAGGACAGCAAGCTGCAGGCTGAGAGGGTCGCAGCTCTGCAAGAGAGGAAGCAGGCCCTGGAGGCTCTCCTCAACAGCAGAGTGGGAGAGCTCAAACAAGTCTGTTTGCAGGAAGCA GAGCTGACTGGGAAGTTGCCACGTGCTTTCCCCCTGGAGACGGGGGAGAAACCACCAGTGGTGCAGCGCAGAGCTGGCCTGTCGCCCAATAGCAAGGCAGAG GATGAGGCTGCCCAGAGAAAGCAGATGAAAGCCATCTTCACCGGTGCTTTGTACAGACATACGGAATCAGACCGAAATGTCCCAAATAGCAAGAGGACAGTCCATCGGGGGTGTCATACAG AGGACACTGTCATGTCAGAGAGTACAAGCTCCATGTCAGACTCAACATCCCATGACAATG AGTCTTCTCCCAGTGTGGCTGCTGACCAGCGCTCCCTGTCGCAGCCCCGGCTCACTGTGGGCAGCCCTGACCACAGGATCAGCAGGAAGCTGTCTCCAGTAGAGATTTACTACGAGATGAGGACACGCCGCAACTCTGTCACGAGCTCTGTTAG CCCAACTCACTCTTTACCAAGAAGTGCATCTAACGTTGAAGGGAGAAGTGTTCCAGCTACTCCTCTGTTGGCCAGAACTGCTCCAATCAGCGTTCATGTCAG GTCGGATGCGTCAGGGGGTAATGGGTTGAAGCAGTGGTCTGGCAGCCTGGATGTGCCATATATGATCCCACTGGCCCAGGAGGGATCCTCCTCTGACCATCGAAGCTGCCCTTACAGCTCCAGGGCCAGGCGCAGTAACAGCTCTGAGGCCCTGCTGGATAGATCGAGCCTCCCTGACGATCCAGCGCCCAGAAACGGGATGCACCCCAGAGGAGGGCCCTACAAAAGCTCAGAGACACTGACTGACGGCAAGCTGCGACACATTCACCTGGGCAGCCCTGAGAGACATGTGGACAGCTCTGTGGAACAGGCCAAACTGCGTCTGTCCATGGGAGGCAGGGGAGCCGGGGGAGGCTACAACGAGCTGCTGATGGACTATATCTGGGGGAAGCAGCAGAGGATGCAAGTGCAGCACCACCTGTACCAGTCCACAGGCAGGATCTGGCAGGACCTGCCCTCTCCTCGCTCCTCCACTGCGGCAGTGCCTCCCCATGCCAACGGCTTTTCCCATTCACAGGTGCACCTCCCAAGTGCTGCACCTCCTTACAGCCCCATGGTCCTCCGAGGGTCTCAAGCTGAACTGCGCAGGGTCAAAGTCACTAGAACCAAATCTTGTGGGCCCTTTATtcctttgcagcaacatcccCAGGACGCCATCCTGCTGTCAGCGTATGAGTCTCCCCTTCCTGCCTCTGGCACCACCACATCCTCCATCCCTAACCTGCACCCTTACCAGACCGAGCTGTCTGGCACCTCCTTTGGCCGCAGACCCCCACAGTTCTCTCTTCCAACCCCAGAGGACTCAACGCGAAGCCTGCATAAAGCCCTGGCTCTGGAGGGACTGAGGGACTGGTACCTGAGGAACGCCCTCGGCTATCCTCCTGCTGCCCCAAAGGGCCACGAGGCAGGCATCTCTCGCCTctcacacccccaccccctgGCCCAGTCTGTTCAAGGTGAACCAGCCAACCTCCACAGGCCTCAGATACCCCAGTCAGCCAGCTTCCACGGTCACCCGCTGCATGGAag GTCGATGGAGTTCTCTCTCTATCAGGAGACTCCTCATCCACAGATGCAGGAGGCGACCCCAAAGGAACCCAGTGCAGACCCAGGCACCCTTGTCTGA